From one Cucurbita pepo subsp. pepo cultivar mu-cu-16 chromosome LG17, ASM280686v2, whole genome shotgun sequence genomic stretch:
- the LOC111779333 gene encoding glutathione S-transferase PARB-like — protein sequence MATSIKVHGVPFSGPTCRVLACLYEKELEYEFVKLKMHEGEHKKQPFLSINPFGQVPGFQDGDLTLFESRAITQYIVGNYANNGTQLIFQDPKKAAIVLTWIEVESHHYDPPASKLVLELCLKPLLGWGETDAAVVEQSEAELAKVLDIYEDRLAQSKYLGGESFSLADLHHLPTIDYLFGTQMKKLFESRPHVNAWAADIMGRPAWAKVLALR from the exons ATGGCTACCTCCATTAAAGTCCATGGAGTCCCCTTTTCCGGACCCACATGCAGAGTTCTAGCTTGTCTCTACGAGAAAGAACTTGAATACGAGTTCGTCAAACTCAAGATGCACGAAGGGGAACACAAGAAACAGCCATTTCTCTCCATCAAT CCGTTTGGTCAAGTTCCTGGGTTCCAAGATGGAGATTTGACGCTTTTTg AATCCAGGGCAATCACGCAGTATATCGTAGGGAATTATGCTAATAATGGAACCCAATTGATTTTCCAAGACCCCAAGAAAGCGGCGATCGTATTGACATGGATTGAAGTGGAGAGCCACCATTATGATCCACCAGCCTCGAAGCTGGTCCTCGAGCTCTGCTTGAAGCCTTTGCTTGGGTGGGGCGAGACAGATGCTGCAGTAGTTGAGCAAAGTGAAGCTGAGCTAGCTAAAGTTCTTGATATCTATGAGGATAGGCTGGCTCAGTCCAAATACTTGGGAGGTGAGTCCTTCAGTTTAGCTGATTTGCACCATCTCCCAACCATAGACTACTTATTTGGGACACAGATGAAGAAACTGTTTGAATCTCGGCCCCATGTCAATGCATGGGCGGCTGATATCATGGGCAGGCCTGCTTGGGCTAAGGTGCTTGCTTTGCGCTAA
- the LOC111779332 gene encoding glutathione S-transferase PARB-like: protein MASIKVHGSPISTATARVLACLYEKDLEYQFVLLDMKNNEHKKEPFLSINPFGQVPGFQDGDLTIFESRAITQYLASAYASKGNQLLSDDPKKAAIVSTWIEVEGHHYDPPGVALSYEYLVKPLFGLGETDPAAVAENEAKLGKVLDIYENQLSKNKFLAGNEFSLADLHHIPNVHYLLATPSKKLFESRPRVNAWVAEITSRPSWGKVLALRQL from the exons atggcGAGCATCAAAGTCCATGGAAGCCCCATTTCCACCGCCACAGCCAGAGTTCTCGCTTGTCTTTACGAGAAAGATCTCGAATACCAGTTTGTTCTTCTGGACATGAAGAATAATGAGCACAAGAAAGAGCCCTTCCTCTCCATCAAT CCGTTTGGTCAAGTTCCTGGGTTTCAAGATGGGGATCTCACGATTTTCG AATCAAGGGCCATTACCCAGTACCTGGCCTCCGCCTACGCCAGCAAGGGAAACCAATTGCTGTCCGACGACCCAAAGAAAGCAGCGATCGTATCAACATGGATTGAAGTGGAAGGCCACCACTACGACCCACCGGGGGTAGCGCTGTCGTACGAGTATCTTGTCAAGCCACTATTCGGTCTGGGCGAGACAGATCCAGCCGCCGTGGCCGAGAACGAAGCTAAGTTGGGGAAAGTTCTTGACATCTACGAGAATCAGCTTAgcaaaaacaagtttttggCTGGCAATGAGTTCAGTTTGGCAGATCTGCACCACATCCCCAATGTGCACTACTTGTTGGCGACGCCATCGAAGAAGCTGTTCGAGTCACGGCCGCGCGTTAATGCTTGGGTTGCTGAGATCACTTCAAGGCCTTCGTGGGGCAAGGTCCTTGCCTTGCGCCAATTGTAA